A region from the Pelobates fuscus isolate aPelFus1 chromosome 1, aPelFus1.pri, whole genome shotgun sequence genome encodes:
- the LOC134569179 gene encoding chymotrypsin-like elastase family member 1 isoform X1, with translation MLRLLVLAALVLCGQCYEDAEGNERVVGGSNSAQNAWPWQISLQYQSGSSWYHTCGGSLIRANRVMTAAHCVDRVYTFRVVLGEHNLSVNEGREQYISVSRIVKHASWNTNNVAAGYDIAILHLASSATLNSYVKLATLPSDGAVLANNYACTVTGWGRTTTGGSLPSILQQAPLPVVAHSTCSTSSYWGSTVKTTMVCAGGNGVQAGCNGDSGGPLNCAVNGVYQVHGVTSFVSSSGCNAYLKPTVFTRVSAYISWINANI, from the exons ATGTTGAGGCTCCTTGTCCTTGCTGCTCTCGTCCTTTGTG GACAATGTTATGAAGATGCTGAAGGAAAtgagagggtggtaggaggatcAAATTCTGCACAAAATGCATGGCCTTGGCAG ATTTCCCTTCAGTATCAGTCTGGAAGCAGCTGGTACCACACCTGTGGAGGTTCTCTGATCCGTGCTAACCGTGTCATGAccgctgctcactgtgtagacaG AGTTTATACCTTCCGTGTGGTTTTGGGAGAACACAACCTGAGTGTAAACGAGGGCAGAGAACAATATATCTCCGTGTCTAGAATTGTAAAACATGCCAGCTGGAACACCAACAATGTGGCTGCAGG GTATGATATTGCAATCCTTCATCTAGCATCGAGCGCCACCCTGAACAGCTATGTAAAACTGGCAACACTGCCAAGTGATGGGGCTGTCCTGGCCAACAATTACGCCTGCACCGTTACTGGATGGGGAAGAACAACCA CCGGTGGATCCCTCCCCTCAATCCTCCAGCAGGCCCCTCTGCCTGTGGTCGCTCACTCAACCTGCTCAACAAGTTCCTACTGGGGCAGCACTGTGAAGACCACCATGGTTTGTGCAGGTGGTAACGGAGTTCAGGCTGGATGCAAT GGAGATTCTGGCGGACCCCTCAACTGTGCTGTCAATGGAGTTTACCAGGTCCATGGTGTAACTAGTTTTGTGTCTTCTTCTGGATGCAATGCCTACCTCAAACCAACAGTGTTCACCAGAGTGTCTGCTTATATCTCCTGGATCAATGCT AATATCTAA
- the LOC134569179 gene encoding chymotrypsin-like elastase family member 1 isoform X2, with translation MLRLLVLAALVLCGQCYEDAEGNERVVGGSNSAQNAWPWQISLQYQSGSSWYHTCGGSLIRANRVMTAAHCVDRVYTFRVVLGEHNLSVNEGREQYISVSRIVKHASWNTNNVAAGYDIAILHLASSATLNSYVKLATLPSDGAVLANNYACTVTGWGRTTTGGSLPSILQQAPLPVVAHSTCSTSSYWGSTVKTTMVCAGGNGVQAGCNGDSGGPLNCAVNGVYQVHGVTSFVSSSGCNAYLKPTVFTRVSAYISWINANF, from the exons ATGTTGAGGCTCCTTGTCCTTGCTGCTCTCGTCCTTTGTG GACAATGTTATGAAGATGCTGAAGGAAAtgagagggtggtaggaggatcAAATTCTGCACAAAATGCATGGCCTTGGCAG ATTTCCCTTCAGTATCAGTCTGGAAGCAGCTGGTACCACACCTGTGGAGGTTCTCTGATCCGTGCTAACCGTGTCATGAccgctgctcactgtgtagacaG AGTTTATACCTTCCGTGTGGTTTTGGGAGAACACAACCTGAGTGTAAACGAGGGCAGAGAACAATATATCTCCGTGTCTAGAATTGTAAAACATGCCAGCTGGAACACCAACAATGTGGCTGCAGG GTATGATATTGCAATCCTTCATCTAGCATCGAGCGCCACCCTGAACAGCTATGTAAAACTGGCAACACTGCCAAGTGATGGGGCTGTCCTGGCCAACAATTACGCCTGCACCGTTACTGGATGGGGAAGAACAACCA CCGGTGGATCCCTCCCCTCAATCCTCCAGCAGGCCCCTCTGCCTGTGGTCGCTCACTCAACCTGCTCAACAAGTTCCTACTGGGGCAGCACTGTGAAGACCACCATGGTTTGTGCAGGTGGTAACGGAGTTCAGGCTGGATGCAAT GGAGATTCTGGCGGACCCCTCAACTGTGCTGTCAATGGAGTTTACCAGGTCCATGGTGTAACTAGTTTTGTGTCTTCTTCTGGATGCAATGCCTACCTCAAACCAACAGTGTTCACCAGAGTGTCTGCTTATATCTCCTGGATCAATGCT